A genome region from Anopheles stephensi strain Indian chromosome 2, UCI_ANSTEP_V1.0, whole genome shotgun sequence includes the following:
- the LOC118506542 gene encoding fatty acyl-CoA reductase 1-like, with the protein MSSISEFYRDKVVFLTGGTGFIGKIVVEKLLRTCEVKEVILMVREKKNTLPEQRIKTLCASPIFERLAKKNPNYQDRIRVIEGDLEKPNFDLCPESLDYLKEHTNVILHIAATVKFDEEMIKALTINLAGTRTALEIGRQSKNLQSFVYVSTAYSNSYDEHIQERVYPIDWNPEKILANLDDEKLIQDVIKYSLKWPNTYTFTKALAEALTLEYRQHFPVAIVRPSCVMASLNEPIPGWCDSIYGTNGTFIGWYYGLIRTSHIDPEVTIDTVPVDYVSNAIIAVGWKTYSERAQEPELLVYNCVSSTDNPLTFDERRRECEKACRKHPLLTGIYRPITFASSNELMFRLYSLVLHYLPGYIMDMALKFRGEKPRLVDTYMKIDKVVATVKKFSNTTYFFDNQNMKDLYLAMSPVDHQQYPCDNRNYSWRLYFEVAVPGLKKYFFKEDLNNVKRARQAMRKKELIVNTTLFLIVGLILLQLYYLLR; encoded by the exons ATGTCCAGCATAAGTGAGTTCTATCGCGACAAGGTAGTGTTCCTGACCGGTGGCACTGGGTTCATCGGGAAGATCGTGGTGGAAAAGCTGCTTCG AACGTGCGAAGTGAAGGAAGTGATTTTGATGGTGCGCGAGAAAAAGAACACACTGCCAGAGCAGCGCATCAAGACACTATGCGCATCGCCG ATATTTGAACGTTTGGCCAAAAAGAATCCCAACTACCAGGACCGGATTCGCGTGATCGAGGGCGATCTCGAGAAGCCCAACTTTGACCTGTGCCCGGAAAGCTTGGACTATCTGAAGGAGCACACCAACGTGATCCTGCACATTGCGGCCACGGTAAAGTTTGACGAGGAGATGATCAAAGCACTCACGATCAATCTGGCTGGCACGCGCACCGCGCTAGAGATAGGGCGTCAGTCCAAAAATCTACAG AGTTTCGTGTACGTGTCAACGGCATACTCAAACAGCTACGACGAACACATCCAGGAGCGGGTGTACCCGATCGACTGGAACCCGGAAAAGATCCTGGCCAATCTCGACGACGAGAAGCTGATACAGGACGTGATcaagtattcgctcaaatggccCAACACGTACACCTTCACGAAGGCGCTCGCCGAAGCGCTGACGCTCGAGTATCGGCAACACTTCCCGGTCGCCATCGTCCGCCCGTCCTGCGTGATGGCCAGCCTGAACGAACCGATACCCGGCTGGTGCGACTCGATCTACGGCACCAATGGCACCTTCATCGGCTGGTACTACGGCCTTATCCGGACGAGCCACATCGATCCGGAGGTAACGATCGATACCGTGCCGGTGGACTACGTCTCGAACGCAATCATTGCCGTCGGATGGAAGACTTACAGCGAGAG AGCTCAGGAACCGGAACTGCTGGTGTACAACTGCGTTAGCTCGACCGACAATCCACTAACGTTCG ACGAACGAAGACGCGAGTGTGAGAAGGCGTGCAGGAAGCATCCGCTGCTGACGGGCATCTACCGACCGATCACCTTCGCCTCGAGCAACGAGCTCATGTTCCGGCTGTACTCGCTGGTGCTGCACTATCTGCCCGGCTACATCATGGACATGGCCCTGAAGTTCCGCGGCGAGAAACCCCGTCTAGTCGATACGTACATGAAGATCGATAAGGTCGTTGCCACGGTGAAGAAGTTCTCCAACACCACGTACTTCTTCGACAACCAGAATATGAAGGACCTGTATCTGGC CATGAGCCCAGTAGACCACCAGCAGTACCCGTGCGACAACCGGAACTACAGCTGGCGTCTGTATTTCGAGGTTGCCGTGCCCGGGCTGAAGAAATACTTCTTCAAGGAGGACCTAAACAACGTGAAGCGAGCCCGCCAAGCGATGCGCAAGAAGGAGCTGATCGTGAACACAACCCTGTTTCTCATCGTCGGCCTGATATTGCTCCAGCTGTACTACCTACTGCGCTAA
- the LOC118506543 gene encoding uncharacterized protein F58A4.6 encodes MAKIFFYICDYFGCVEKCNIQKASIRIRKQRTQPETIPSCITTEPVQLVDFLLNLRCFPRYRLKMANVLANGGDPSTALIIKLVPPAKEHLDYHWGERAVRMIWELVELTELMAWLSTLGGAFSALGNYQPACADTAGKISMHQMELAFRLGDPSLVARCQLYLAISLIQKAQFAAAGHIVRHVYRNERKQTVPETRLLKMCQGIWSKLRYEYGIHQRKTHTRKVNSLVKDADGPKC; translated from the exons ATGGCAAAGATATTTTTCTACATTTGTGATTACTTTGGATGCGTAGAGAAATGCAATATTCAGAAAGCATCCATCCGGATACGAAAGCAACGCACCCAGCCCGAAACCATTCCGTCGTGCATCACAACCGAACCGGTCCAGTTAGTAGATTTTTTGCTCAACTTACGATGCTTTCCCCGTTATCGGCTTAAGATGGCAAATGTACTGGCCAACGGTGGGGATCCATCCACAGCGCTCATCATAAAACTTGTTCCTCCCGCCAAAGAGCACTTAGATTACCATTG GGGTGAACGTGCCGTCCGCATGATATGGGAATTGGTGGAACTTACCGAACTGATGGCCTGGCTGTCGACGCTCGGCGGTGCCTTCTCCGCCCTCGGCAATTATCAACCGGCCTGTGCCGATACGGCGGGTAAAATTTCGATGCACCAAATGGAGCTCGCCTTCCGGCTGGGCGATCCATCGCTCGTCGCCCGGTGTCAGCTGTACCTTGCCATATCGCTCATACAGAAGGCACAATTTGCGGCCGCCGGACACATCGTGCGGCACGTGTACCGGAACGAGCGGAAGCAAACGGTACCGGAAACACGGCTGCTGAAGATGTGCCAAGGCATATGGTCGAAGCTGCGGTACGAGTACGGTATCCACCAGAGAAAGACACACACCCGAAAAGTGAACAGCCTAGTGAAGGACGCTGATGGACCAAAATGCTAG
- the LOC118506540 gene encoding bleomycin hydrolase isoform X3 encodes MLSLILKMCCHRAPLNEEFFQKCRTDFYDCPKNVLAQNVCTRIDPFDACLSRKSLENTQHVFTYKIENEGKPLTNQKSSGRCWLFAALNCIRIPFIKQYNLDEFEFSQAYLFYWDKIERANYFLNNVVDTAKRGEAVDGRLVSFLLNDPTCDGGQWDMLVNLINKHGLMPKKCFPESYSCEASTRMNSVVKSKLREYAKDLRKLINIGASDEEVKERMRKQMNEVYNIVGICLGIPPEKFTWEYYDKSKKYLNIGPIRPIDFYEKYVKPYFNVDDKVCLVTDPRSSNLYGRSYTVDCLGNVVGGRPVLYNNQPVELLLDLVTKALKFGEPVWFGCEVNKRFAGKQGIEDLDVHDFKLVFGVDIQTTMDKAERLLYGESMMTHAMVFTGVSVDPNSQKPTKFRVENSWGEDRGEKGYLIMTAEWFKEFVFEVVVDRSIVSQDVLDVFDLPPIVLPAWDPMGTLAK; translated from the exons ATGCTGTCATTAATACTGAAGATGTGCTGCCATCGGG CTCCACTCAACGAAGAGTTCTTCCAGAAGTGTCGTACCGACTTTTACGACTGCCCAAAGAATGTGCTCGCGCAGAACGTGTGCACCCGGATAGATCCGTTCGATGCGTGTTTGTCGCGTAAATCGCTAGAAAACACGCAGCACGTCTTCACGTACAAG ATCGAGAACGAAGGCAAACCGCTGACGAACCAGAAAAGCTCCGGTCGGTGCTGGCTGTTTGCCGCGCTGAACTGCATTCGTATCCCCTTCATCAAGCAGTACAATCTGGACGAGTTCGAGTTCTCGCAGGCGTACCTGTTCTACTGGGACAAGATCGAGCGGGCCAACTACTTCCTGAACAATGTGGTCGATACGGCCAAGCGCGGTGAAGCGGTCGACGGTCGGCTGGTATCGTTTCTGCTGAACGATCCGACGTGCGACGGTGGCCAGTGGGACATGCTGGTGAACCTGATCAACAAGCACGGACTGATGCCGAAGAAATGCTTCCCGGAAAGCTACAGCTGCGAGGCGAGCACTCGGATGAATTCGGTCGTAAAGAGCAAG CTCCGTGAGTATGCAAAGGATCTGCGAAAGCTCATTAATATCGGGGCGTCGGACGAGGAGGTGAAGGAACGGATGAGGAAGCAGATGAACGAGGTGTACAACATCGTCGGCATCTGTCTGGGCATTCCGCCGGAAAAGTTCACCTGGGAGTACTATGACAAATCGAAGAAGTATTTGAACATCGGTCCGATCCGTCCGATCGATTTCTACGAGAAGTACGTGAAGCCTTACTTCAACGTTGACGATAAGGTGTGCCTGGTGACGGATCCGCGCTCGTCGAACCTGTACGGCCGCTCGTACACGGTCGACTGTCTCGGGAATGTGGTCGGTGGGCGGCCGGTGCTGTACAACAATCAACCGGTCGAGCTGCTGCTCGATTTGGTCACGAAAGCGCTCAAGTTCGGTGAACCGGTCTGGTTCGGGTGCGAGGTTAACAAGCGTTTCGCGGGCAAGCAAGGCATCGAGGATTTGGACGT GCATGACTTCAAGCTGGTCTTTGGAGTAGACATTCAGACGACGATGGATAAGGCCGAACGGCTGCTGTACGGCGAGTCGATGATGACACACGCCATGGTGTTTACGGGAGTGTCAGTTGAT CCAAACAGCCAAAAGCCGACCAAGTTCCGGGTGGAAAACTCGTGGGGCGAGGACCGTGGTGAGAAGGGTTACCTAATAATGACGGCCGAATGGTTCAAGGAGTTTGTGTTTGAGGTGGTCGTCGACCGCAGCATAGTGAGCCAGGACGTGCTGGACGTATTTGATCTCCCGCCAATAGTGCTGCCCGCCTGGGATCCCATGGGCACGCTGGCAAAGTAA
- the LOC118506540 gene encoding bleomycin hydrolase isoform X4, with product MLPSPLNEEFFQKCRTDFYDCPKNVLAQNVCTRIDPFDACLSRKSLENTQHVFTYKIENEGKPLTNQKSSGRCWLFAALNCIRIPFIKQYNLDEFEFSQAYLFYWDKIERANYFLNNVVDTAKRGEAVDGRLVSFLLNDPTCDGGQWDMLVNLINKHGLMPKKCFPESYSCEASTRMNSVVKSKLREYAKDLRKLINIGASDEEVKERMRKQMNEVYNIVGICLGIPPEKFTWEYYDKSKKYLNIGPIRPIDFYEKYVKPYFNVDDKVCLVTDPRSSNLYGRSYTVDCLGNVVGGRPVLYNNQPVELLLDLVTKALKFGEPVWFGCEVNKRFAGKQGIEDLDVHDFKLVFGVDIQTTMDKAERLLYGESMMTHAMVFTGVSVDPNSQKPTKFRVENSWGEDRGEKGYLIMTAEWFKEFVFEVVVDRSIVSQDVLDVFDLPPIVLPAWDPMGTLAK from the exons CTCCACTCAACGAAGAGTTCTTCCAGAAGTGTCGTACCGACTTTTACGACTGCCCAAAGAATGTGCTCGCGCAGAACGTGTGCACCCGGATAGATCCGTTCGATGCGTGTTTGTCGCGTAAATCGCTAGAAAACACGCAGCACGTCTTCACGTACAAG ATCGAGAACGAAGGCAAACCGCTGACGAACCAGAAAAGCTCCGGTCGGTGCTGGCTGTTTGCCGCGCTGAACTGCATTCGTATCCCCTTCATCAAGCAGTACAATCTGGACGAGTTCGAGTTCTCGCAGGCGTACCTGTTCTACTGGGACAAGATCGAGCGGGCCAACTACTTCCTGAACAATGTGGTCGATACGGCCAAGCGCGGTGAAGCGGTCGACGGTCGGCTGGTATCGTTTCTGCTGAACGATCCGACGTGCGACGGTGGCCAGTGGGACATGCTGGTGAACCTGATCAACAAGCACGGACTGATGCCGAAGAAATGCTTCCCGGAAAGCTACAGCTGCGAGGCGAGCACTCGGATGAATTCGGTCGTAAAGAGCAAG CTCCGTGAGTATGCAAAGGATCTGCGAAAGCTCATTAATATCGGGGCGTCGGACGAGGAGGTGAAGGAACGGATGAGGAAGCAGATGAACGAGGTGTACAACATCGTCGGCATCTGTCTGGGCATTCCGCCGGAAAAGTTCACCTGGGAGTACTATGACAAATCGAAGAAGTATTTGAACATCGGTCCGATCCGTCCGATCGATTTCTACGAGAAGTACGTGAAGCCTTACTTCAACGTTGACGATAAGGTGTGCCTGGTGACGGATCCGCGCTCGTCGAACCTGTACGGCCGCTCGTACACGGTCGACTGTCTCGGGAATGTGGTCGGTGGGCGGCCGGTGCTGTACAACAATCAACCGGTCGAGCTGCTGCTCGATTTGGTCACGAAAGCGCTCAAGTTCGGTGAACCGGTCTGGTTCGGGTGCGAGGTTAACAAGCGTTTCGCGGGCAAGCAAGGCATCGAGGATTTGGACGT GCATGACTTCAAGCTGGTCTTTGGAGTAGACATTCAGACGACGATGGATAAGGCCGAACGGCTGCTGTACGGCGAGTCGATGATGACACACGCCATGGTGTTTACGGGAGTGTCAGTTGAT CCAAACAGCCAAAAGCCGACCAAGTTCCGGGTGGAAAACTCGTGGGGCGAGGACCGTGGTGAGAAGGGTTACCTAATAATGACGGCCGAATGGTTCAAGGAGTTTGTGTTTGAGGTGGTCGTCGACCGCAGCATAGTGAGCCAGGACGTGCTGGACGTATTTGATCTCCCGCCAATAGTGCTGCCCGCCTGGGATCCCATGGGCACGCTGGCAAAGTAA